The following are encoded in a window of Anoplopoma fimbria isolate UVic2021 breed Golden Eagle Sablefish chromosome 3, Afim_UVic_2022, whole genome shotgun sequence genomic DNA:
- the hyi gene encoding putative hydroxypyruvate isomerase isoform X3, translating to MAPLKFCANISWLFTELPDFSQRMYAAASAGFRAVEAAWLYDSDLEELQRAREATGVEVILINTPPGNIKGGDLGLGAVPGREAEFRQGLDLALKYARALDCKRIHLMAGRVPEGSHRMAVAKEMEAIFVQNLNYAADILSKEGITGLIEPINTRVTDPRYFLDSPHQAAAILEKVGKPNIKLQMDVFHWQIMDGNLTQNIHKYFPIIGHVQIAQVPGRNEPDSAGELNYSYLFNTLENLHYQGYIGCEYKPLGSTEEGLGWIKDYCKHGE from the exons ATGGCTCCGCTTAAGTTCTGCGCTAACATCTCCTGGCTGTTCACGGAGCTGCCGGACTTCAGCCAGCGGATGTACGCGGCTGCCTCGGCGGGCTTCCGGGCGGTGGAGGCAGCCTGGCTCTACGACTCCGACCTGGAGGAGCTCCAGAGAGCCAGAGAGGCTACAGGGGTGGAGGTGATCCTGATCAACACCCCGCCCG GAAATATAAAGGGAGGAGATCTTGGTCTGGGAGCAGTTCCTGGAAGAGAGGCAGAGTTCAGACAGGGTCTGGATCTGGCTTTGAAGTATGCACGAGCTTTGGACTGCAAAAG GATCCACCTGATGGCAGGGAGGGTTCCCGAGGGCTCACACAGAATGGCGGTTGCCAAGGAGATGGAGGCCATCTTTGTGCAGAACCTAAACTATGCTGCTGATATCCTCTCAAAG GAAGGAATCACTGGTTTGATTGAACCAATCAACACGAGGGTAACAGATCCCAGATACTTCCTGGACTCTCCTCATCAGG CAGCCGCAATACTGGAGAAGGTTGGAAAGCCAAACATCAAGCTACAAATG GACGTCTTTCACTGGCAGATAATGGATGGAAACCTGACACAGAACATACACAAGTATTTCCCCATAATTG GTCATGTTCAGATTGCTCAGGTTCCAGGCAGGAATGAGCCCGACAGTGCTGGAGAGCTCAACTACAGCTACCTGTTCAACACGCTGGAGAACCTCCACTACCAGGGATACATCGGCTGTGAATACAAGCCCCTGG GCTCCACAGAGGAGGGTTTGGGTTGGATCAAAGATTACTGCAAACACGGCGAGTGA
- the hyi gene encoding putative hydroxypyruvate isomerase isoform X1, with protein MRISQTRTHAASSHVTITKLLVWSVRRCKPCNIGCYFFRSAHRLNGGSLPWSVCTGMAPLKFCANISWLFTELPDFSQRMYAAASAGFRAVEAAWLYDSDLEELQRAREATGVEVILINTPPGNIKGGDLGLGAVPGREAEFRQGLDLALKYARALDCKRIHLMAGRVPEGSHRMAVAKEMEAIFVQNLNYAADILSKEGITGLIEPINTRVTDPRYFLDSPHQAAAILEKVGKPNIKLQMDVFHWQIMDGNLTQNIHKYFPIIGHVQIAQVPGRNEPDSAGELNYSYLFNTLENLHYQGYIGCEYKPLGSTEEGLGWIKDYCKHGE; from the exons ATGCGCATTTCACAGACCAGGACGCACGCGGCTTCCAGTCATGTGACAATAACAAAACTCTTAGTATGGTCGGTCAGACGCTGTAAACCGTGCAACATCGGTTGCTACTTTTTCCG gtcagctcaCAGACTGAACGGAGGGTCGTTGCCCTGGTCAGTCTGCACCGGGATGGCTCCGCTTAAGTTCTGCGCTAACATCTCCTGGCTGTTCACGGAGCTGCCGGACTTCAGCCAGCGGATGTACGCGGCTGCCTCGGCGGGCTTCCGGGCGGTGGAGGCAGCCTGGCTCTACGACTCCGACCTGGAGGAGCTCCAGAGAGCCAGAGAGGCTACAGGGGTGGAGGTGATCCTGATCAACACCCCGCCCG GAAATATAAAGGGAGGAGATCTTGGTCTGGGAGCAGTTCCTGGAAGAGAGGCAGAGTTCAGACAGGGTCTGGATCTGGCTTTGAAGTATGCACGAGCTTTGGACTGCAAAAG GATCCACCTGATGGCAGGGAGGGTTCCCGAGGGCTCACACAGAATGGCGGTTGCCAAGGAGATGGAGGCCATCTTTGTGCAGAACCTAAACTATGCTGCTGATATCCTCTCAAAG GAAGGAATCACTGGTTTGATTGAACCAATCAACACGAGGGTAACAGATCCCAGATACTTCCTGGACTCTCCTCATCAGG CAGCCGCAATACTGGAGAAGGTTGGAAAGCCAAACATCAAGCTACAAATG GACGTCTTTCACTGGCAGATAATGGATGGAAACCTGACACAGAACATACACAAGTATTTCCCCATAATTG GTCATGTTCAGATTGCTCAGGTTCCAGGCAGGAATGAGCCCGACAGTGCTGGAGAGCTCAACTACAGCTACCTGTTCAACACGCTGGAGAACCTCCACTACCAGGGATACATCGGCTGTGAATACAAGCCCCTGG GCTCCACAGAGGAGGGTTTGGGTTGGATCAAAGATTACTGCAAACACGGCGAGTGA
- the hyi gene encoding putative hydroxypyruvate isomerase isoform X2 — MRISQTRTHAASSHVTITKLLVWSVRRCKPCNIGCYFFRSAHRLNGGSLPWSVCTGMAPLKFCANISWLFTELPDFSQRMYAAASAGFRAVEAAWLYDSDLEELQRAREATGVEVILINTPPGNIKGGDLGLGAVPGREAEFRQGLDLALKYARALDCKRIHLMAGRVPEGSHRMAVAKEMEAIFVQNLNYAADILSKEGITGLIEPINTRVTDPRYFLDSPHQAAILEKVGKPNIKLQMDVFHWQIMDGNLTQNIHKYFPIIGHVQIAQVPGRNEPDSAGELNYSYLFNTLENLHYQGYIGCEYKPLGSTEEGLGWIKDYCKHGE; from the exons ATGCGCATTTCACAGACCAGGACGCACGCGGCTTCCAGTCATGTGACAATAACAAAACTCTTAGTATGGTCGGTCAGACGCTGTAAACCGTGCAACATCGGTTGCTACTTTTTCCG gtcagctcaCAGACTGAACGGAGGGTCGTTGCCCTGGTCAGTCTGCACCGGGATGGCTCCGCTTAAGTTCTGCGCTAACATCTCCTGGCTGTTCACGGAGCTGCCGGACTTCAGCCAGCGGATGTACGCGGCTGCCTCGGCGGGCTTCCGGGCGGTGGAGGCAGCCTGGCTCTACGACTCCGACCTGGAGGAGCTCCAGAGAGCCAGAGAGGCTACAGGGGTGGAGGTGATCCTGATCAACACCCCGCCCG GAAATATAAAGGGAGGAGATCTTGGTCTGGGAGCAGTTCCTGGAAGAGAGGCAGAGTTCAGACAGGGTCTGGATCTGGCTTTGAAGTATGCACGAGCTTTGGACTGCAAAAG GATCCACCTGATGGCAGGGAGGGTTCCCGAGGGCTCACACAGAATGGCGGTTGCCAAGGAGATGGAGGCCATCTTTGTGCAGAACCTAAACTATGCTGCTGATATCCTCTCAAAG GAAGGAATCACTGGTTTGATTGAACCAATCAACACGAGGGTAACAGATCCCAGATACTTCCTGGACTCTCCTCATCAGG CCGCAATACTGGAGAAGGTTGGAAAGCCAAACATCAAGCTACAAATG GACGTCTTTCACTGGCAGATAATGGATGGAAACCTGACACAGAACATACACAAGTATTTCCCCATAATTG GTCATGTTCAGATTGCTCAGGTTCCAGGCAGGAATGAGCCCGACAGTGCTGGAGAGCTCAACTACAGCTACCTGTTCAACACGCTGGAGAACCTCCACTACCAGGGATACATCGGCTGTGAATACAAGCCCCTGG GCTCCACAGAGGAGGGTTTGGGTTGGATCAAAGATTACTGCAAACACGGCGAGTGA